The Coffea eugenioides isolate CCC68of chromosome 8, Ceug_1.0, whole genome shotgun sequence genome has a segment encoding these proteins:
- the LOC113781132 gene encoding uncharacterized protein LOC113781132 isoform X2, with the protein MGSREDSDIDDDFSDLYKEYTGPGVLKSNTAAQERTTTNKRSHHGSDEEDDARDPNAVPTDFTSREAKVWEAKSKATERNWKKRKEEEMICKICGESGHFTQGCPSTLGANRKSQDFFERVPAREPHVKALFTEKVVSQLENDIGCRIKIEEKFIIVSGKDRLILKKGVDAVHKIKEEGEKKGSSSSQLSRSRSPERRSPIGSRFARSDSQRSNPSPQGASHFQNRFGRQDKAVEDIVRQDLQKLSRGSPQAYGNDGVRGRSSHSRSPARHPYQSNAYSSYDGHSQGRVGYRTDGWDAERRSSDIQLARKVEYPAFPQTLEEFELEYKKEAMDLERMRDKEEAEENYRHHETIREIRENYMKKLALLRETHAKQWEEFLQHDAQKRQQQVQQHMSASGFGGRKQSSYSDYENSVGNSHYSGSNMPMESRGRYPKPVEDYPSLRSHNTYGDFQRQRRDDYGKAYNRY; encoded by the exons ATGGGAAGTAGGGAGGATTCAGATATAGATGATGATTTTAGTGACCTTTACAAGGAATACACGGGCCCTGGGGTTTTGAAATCCAACACTGCTGCACAAGAAAGAACTACAACAAATAAAAGGTCACATCATGGGTCTGATGAGGAAGACGACGCTCGGGACCCTAATGCTGTTCCAACTGATTTTACTAGTCGAGAAGCTAAGGTTTGGGAAGCTAAGTCAAAAGCCACCGAGAGGAAttggaagaaaaggaaagaggaagaaatgaTTTGTAAAATCTGTGGAGAATCAGGACATTTTACCCAG GGTTGTCCATCTACGCTGGGAGCAAATCGGAAGTCCCAGGATTTCTTTGAACGAGTGCCTGCAAGAGAACCTCATGTAAAAGCATTATTTACTGAGAAGGTGGTAAGTCAACTTGAAAACGACATTGGGTGCAGAATCAAAATTGAGGAAAAATTTATTATTGTCAGCGGCAAGGATAGGTTGATACTGAAAAAAGGTGTTGATGCTGTTCATAAAATTAAAGAAGAGGGTGAGAAAAAGGGTTCTTCGAGTTCTCAGCTATCAAGATCAAGGTCACCTGAAAGGAGAAGTCCCATTGGCTCTCGATTTGCACGCTCTGATTCTCAGAGATCTAATCCTAGTCCACAGGGTGCCTCTCATTTTCAGAATAGGTTTGGTAGACAGGATAAGGCTGTGGAAGACATTGTTCGCCAGGATTTGCAAAAGCTATCTAGAGGTTCTCCACAAG CTTATGGTAATGATGGAGTTAGAGGTCGGTCAAGCCATTCGCGGTCTCCAGCACGTCACCCTTATCAAAGCAATGCATATAGTTCATATGATGGTCATAGTCAAGGCAGGGTGGGATATAGGACAGATGGGTGGGATGCTGAGAGACGTTCATCTGACATTCAGTTGGCACGTAAGGTTGAGTATCCTGCATTTCCACAGACATTAGAGGAATTCGAGTTGGAATATAAGAAAGAGGCAATGGATCTTGAAAGAATGCGGGACAAGGAAGAAGCTGAAGAAAATTACAGGCATCATGAG ACTATTAGAGAAATAAGGGAGAATTACATGAAGAAACTGGCTCTTTTGAGGGAGACTCATGCAAAACAGTGGGAAGAGTTTCTTCAGCATGATGCCCAAAAGAGGCAACAACAGGTGCAACAGCACATGTCAGCTTCTGGGTTTGGTGGACGTAAACAATCCAGTTATTCTGACTATGAAAATTCTGTGGGCAATTCTCACTATTCTGGATCTAATATGCCCATGGAATCTAGAGGCAGGTACCCAAAGCCTGTGGAAGATTATCCTTCCTTGCGGTCTCACAACACTTATGGTGACTTCCAGCGTCAGAGGCGTGATGACTATGGGAAAGCCTATAATCGATATTGA
- the LOC113781132 gene encoding uncharacterized protein LOC113781132 isoform X1, which yields MGSREDSDIDDDFSDLYKEYTGPGVLKSNTAAQERTTTNKRSHHGSDEEDDARDPNAVPTDFTSREAKVWEAKSKATERNWKKRKEEEMICKICGESGHFTQGCPSTLGANRKSQDFFERVPAREPHVKALFTEKVVSQLENDIGCRIKIEEKFIIVSGKDRLILKKGVDAVHKIKEEGEKKGSSSSQLSRSRSPERRSPIGSRFARSDSQRSNPSPQGASHFQNRFGRQDKAVEDIVRQDLQKLSRGSPQARAYGNDGVRGRSSHSRSPARHPYQSNAYSSYDGHSQGRVGYRTDGWDAERRSSDIQLARKVEYPAFPQTLEEFELEYKKEAMDLERMRDKEEAEENYRHHETIREIRENYMKKLALLRETHAKQWEEFLQHDAQKRQQQVQQHMSASGFGGRKQSSYSDYENSVGNSHYSGSNMPMESRGRYPKPVEDYPSLRSHNTYGDFQRQRRDDYGKAYNRY from the exons ATGGGAAGTAGGGAGGATTCAGATATAGATGATGATTTTAGTGACCTTTACAAGGAATACACGGGCCCTGGGGTTTTGAAATCCAACACTGCTGCACAAGAAAGAACTACAACAAATAAAAGGTCACATCATGGGTCTGATGAGGAAGACGACGCTCGGGACCCTAATGCTGTTCCAACTGATTTTACTAGTCGAGAAGCTAAGGTTTGGGAAGCTAAGTCAAAAGCCACCGAGAGGAAttggaagaaaaggaaagaggaagaaatgaTTTGTAAAATCTGTGGAGAATCAGGACATTTTACCCAG GGTTGTCCATCTACGCTGGGAGCAAATCGGAAGTCCCAGGATTTCTTTGAACGAGTGCCTGCAAGAGAACCTCATGTAAAAGCATTATTTACTGAGAAGGTGGTAAGTCAACTTGAAAACGACATTGGGTGCAGAATCAAAATTGAGGAAAAATTTATTATTGTCAGCGGCAAGGATAGGTTGATACTGAAAAAAGGTGTTGATGCTGTTCATAAAATTAAAGAAGAGGGTGAGAAAAAGGGTTCTTCGAGTTCTCAGCTATCAAGATCAAGGTCACCTGAAAGGAGAAGTCCCATTGGCTCTCGATTTGCACGCTCTGATTCTCAGAGATCTAATCCTAGTCCACAGGGTGCCTCTCATTTTCAGAATAGGTTTGGTAGACAGGATAAGGCTGTGGAAGACATTGTTCGCCAGGATTTGCAAAAGCTATCTAGAGGTTCTCCACAAG CAAGAG CTTATGGTAATGATGGAGTTAGAGGTCGGTCAAGCCATTCGCGGTCTCCAGCACGTCACCCTTATCAAAGCAATGCATATAGTTCATATGATGGTCATAGTCAAGGCAGGGTGGGATATAGGACAGATGGGTGGGATGCTGAGAGACGTTCATCTGACATTCAGTTGGCACGTAAGGTTGAGTATCCTGCATTTCCACAGACATTAGAGGAATTCGAGTTGGAATATAAGAAAGAGGCAATGGATCTTGAAAGAATGCGGGACAAGGAAGAAGCTGAAGAAAATTACAGGCATCATGAG ACTATTAGAGAAATAAGGGAGAATTACATGAAGAAACTGGCTCTTTTGAGGGAGACTCATGCAAAACAGTGGGAAGAGTTTCTTCAGCATGATGCCCAAAAGAGGCAACAACAGGTGCAACAGCACATGTCAGCTTCTGGGTTTGGTGGACGTAAACAATCCAGTTATTCTGACTATGAAAATTCTGTGGGCAATTCTCACTATTCTGGATCTAATATGCCCATGGAATCTAGAGGCAGGTACCCAAAGCCTGTGGAAGATTATCCTTCCTTGCGGTCTCACAACACTTATGGTGACTTCCAGCGTCAGAGGCGTGATGACTATGGGAAAGCCTATAATCGATATTGA